Proteins from a single region of Acidovorax sp. NCPPB 3576:
- a CDS encoding putative toxin-antitoxin system toxin component, PIN family — translation MRVELRLPAQAAGGEAPRAVVVDTNIVLDLLVFADPAVAPLRDLLAQERLQWVATQAMRDELERVLAYPQIVPRLAFYGLDAAAVLTAFDARSRAVPEAARVPSVCKDADDQKFIDLAVAHRAILLSKDKAVVCMRKRLLAQDAHVATVLVLEPAACAA, via the coding sequence ATGCGGGTTGAGCTGCGCCTGCCGGCGCAGGCCGCGGGCGGCGAGGCCCCGCGCGCCGTGGTGGTGGACACCAACATCGTGCTGGACCTGCTGGTGTTCGCCGACCCTGCCGTGGCGCCGCTGCGCGATCTGCTCGCCCAGGAGCGGCTGCAGTGGGTGGCCACGCAGGCCATGCGCGACGAGCTGGAGCGCGTGCTGGCCTACCCGCAGATCGTGCCGCGCCTGGCGTTCTATGGCCTCGATGCCGCCGCGGTGCTGACGGCCTTCGATGCCCGCAGCCGCGCGGTGCCCGAGGCGGCGCGCGTGCCCTCGGTGTGCAAGGACGCGGACGACCAGAAGTTCATCGACCTGGCCGTGGCGCACCGCGCCATCCTGCTGTCCAAGGACAAGGCCGTGGTCTGCATGCGCAAGCGCCTGCTGGCGCAGGATGCGCACGTGGCGACCGTGCTGGTGCTGGAACCCGCGGCGTGCGCCGCTTGA
- a CDS encoding THUMP domain-containing class I SAM-dependent RNA methyltransferase encodes MNQLQLFLPCAAGVEGFLADEVHGITGLTGQDLLTGRGGVLLRASWRDALMLNLHSRLAQRVLVQLGHRPYRSENDLYTAASEVAWEIWFTPRQSFKIDVTAQHSPLTSLNFAALRVKDAVADRFRAKTGVRPDVDTQWPDVRIHLHLTTDEATVYIDTSGEPLFKRGWREDKGDAPLKETLAAAMIAATGWDPQGDVPLYDPCCGSGTVLIEAAQMACHIPAGMQRRFAFEKLLPFQAHVWSAIKSEAERAIKPAAVGIFGSDVSHRMVDFAQRNAERAGVAQAIELRGGDALQRMPPTDQPGVMLLNPPYGERIAAAGTAGRSASVRAGHVERAGRETAQTEDGGEFFSQLATHWKKNFAGWQGWMLTPDLKLPGKMRLKESRRVPMWNGPIECRLFRFDMVRGSARERAPRPADGTPDAG; translated from the coding sequence ATGAATCAACTGCAACTTTTCCTGCCCTGCGCCGCCGGCGTCGAGGGCTTTCTGGCCGACGAAGTGCACGGCATCACCGGCCTGACCGGCCAGGACCTGCTCACCGGCCGGGGCGGCGTGCTGCTGCGGGCCTCCTGGCGCGACGCGCTGATGCTCAACCTGCACAGCCGGCTCGCGCAGCGCGTGCTGGTGCAGCTAGGCCACCGGCCGTACCGCTCCGAAAACGATCTGTACACCGCCGCGAGCGAGGTCGCCTGGGAGATCTGGTTCACCCCGCGCCAGAGCTTCAAGATCGACGTCACCGCCCAGCACAGCCCGCTCACCAGCCTGAACTTCGCCGCGCTGCGCGTGAAGGACGCGGTGGCCGACCGCTTTCGCGCCAAGACCGGCGTGCGCCCGGACGTGGACACCCAGTGGCCCGACGTGCGCATCCACCTGCACCTGACCACCGACGAGGCCACGGTGTACATCGACACCTCGGGCGAGCCGCTGTTCAAGCGCGGCTGGCGCGAGGACAAGGGCGACGCCCCGCTCAAGGAAACGCTGGCCGCCGCCATGATCGCGGCCACCGGCTGGGACCCGCAGGGCGACGTGCCGCTGTACGACCCCTGCTGCGGCAGCGGCACCGTGCTGATCGAGGCGGCGCAGATGGCCTGCCACATCCCCGCCGGCATGCAGCGGCGGTTCGCCTTCGAGAAGCTGCTGCCGTTCCAGGCCCATGTCTGGTCTGCTATCAAAAGTGAAGCAGAAAGGGCAATCAAACCGGCGGCAGTGGGCATTTTCGGCTCGGATGTGTCGCACCGCATGGTGGACTTCGCCCAGCGCAACGCCGAGCGCGCGGGCGTGGCCCAGGCCATCGAGCTGCGCGGCGGCGATGCGCTGCAGCGCATGCCGCCCACCGACCAGCCCGGCGTGATGCTGCTGAACCCGCCCTACGGCGAGCGCATTGCCGCCGCCGGCACGGCCGGGCGCAGCGCGTCCGTGCGCGCGGGCCACGTGGAGCGCGCGGGCCGCGAGACGGCGCAGACCGAGGACGGCGGCGAGTTCTTCAGCCAGCTCGCCACGCACTGGAAGAAGAACTTCGCCGGCTGGCAGGGCTGGATGCTGACGCCCGACCTCAAGCTGCCCGGCAAGATGCGCCTGAAGGAGTCGCGCCGGGTGCCCATGTGGAACGGCCCCATCGAATGCCGGCTGTTCCGCTTCGACATGGTGCGCGGCTCGGCACGCGAGCGCGCTCCCCGGCCTGCCGACGGCACGCCCGATGCGGGTTGA
- a CDS encoding methyl-accepting chemotaxis protein codes for MFKSLRARLIGICVAITVLSLLALALVTFFVVRNDTLAQLDEHVGGLTRLHADEVAEWVREKQRITSSLKVATEQPDPLPMLRAIKQAGAFDLVYFTYADKRHMALTKVPDGYDGTSRPWYRQAAQAGGPVITPAYVGASSGKLTITFAEPAGPAGQPTAVVATDIYLDSVTAKVNAIHPIAKSFAFLLDGDSKILAYAKPGMALKPVSEIAGSLDAALIKRLAERNERTDVQIDGADQMLYAAKVQGTPWTLAIAIDRAEATQSVSALLKVAVVITLLSVLAAVALVTVAVSHQLRRLGVVRDALEDIASGDGDLTRRLSTHGSDELTQIASAFNHFVDKIAAVLVQIRASSESVRLATSEIASGNQDLSSRTEQQASSLEETAAAMEQLTATVQQNAENARQANTLASGASEIATHGGTVVGQVVKTMGGIDASARKIVDIIGVIDGIAFQTNILALNAAVEAARAGEQGRGFAVVASEVRTLAQRSATAAKEIKALIDDSVTQVDAGSKLVQDAGATMDKVVDSVRRVTAIVAEISNASQEQSTGIAEIGSAVSQMDQSTQQNAALVEEATAAAQSLQQQAAQLADAVAGFKLDAHGTAAPSRGGPAGGANRAPTLR; via the coding sequence ATGTTCAAAAGCCTGCGTGCGCGCCTCATTGGCATCTGCGTCGCCATCACCGTGCTCTCGCTGCTGGCCCTGGCGCTGGTGACCTTCTTCGTGGTGCGCAACGACACGCTGGCGCAACTGGACGAGCATGTCGGGGGCCTGACCCGCCTGCATGCCGACGAAGTGGCCGAATGGGTGCGCGAAAAGCAACGGATCACCTCGTCCCTCAAGGTCGCCACCGAGCAGCCGGACCCGCTGCCCATGCTGCGCGCCATCAAGCAGGCCGGCGCGTTCGACCTGGTGTACTTCACCTATGCCGACAAGCGCCACATGGCGCTCACCAAGGTGCCGGACGGGTACGACGGCACCTCGCGCCCCTGGTACAGGCAGGCGGCGCAGGCGGGCGGCCCCGTCATCACCCCCGCCTACGTGGGCGCGAGCAGCGGCAAGCTGACCATCACCTTCGCCGAGCCCGCCGGCCCGGCCGGCCAGCCCACGGCCGTGGTGGCCACCGACATCTACCTCGATTCAGTGACCGCCAAGGTCAACGCCATCCACCCGATCGCCAAGAGCTTCGCCTTCCTGCTGGACGGCGACAGCAAGATCCTGGCGTATGCCAAGCCCGGCATGGCGCTCAAGCCCGTCTCCGAGATCGCGGGCAGCCTGGATGCCGCGCTCATCAAGCGCCTGGCCGAGCGCAACGAGCGCACGGACGTGCAGATCGACGGCGCCGACCAGATGCTCTACGCCGCCAAGGTGCAGGGCACGCCGTGGACGCTGGCCATCGCCATCGACCGCGCCGAGGCCACGCAATCGGTCAGCGCGCTGCTGAAAGTGGCGGTCGTCATCACCCTGCTGAGCGTGCTGGCCGCCGTCGCGCTGGTCACCGTGGCCGTGAGCCACCAGCTGCGCCGCCTGGGCGTGGTGCGCGATGCGCTGGAAGACATCGCCTCGGGCGACGGCGACCTGACGCGCCGCCTGTCCACCCACGGCAGCGACGAACTCACCCAGATCGCCAGCGCCTTCAACCACTTCGTGGACAAGATCGCGGCGGTGCTGGTGCAGATCCGCGCCTCGTCCGAATCGGTGCGGCTGGCCACCAGCGAGATCGCCAGCGGCAACCAGGACCTGTCCTCGCGCACCGAGCAGCAGGCCAGCTCGCTGGAAGAGACGGCCGCCGCCATGGAGCAGCTCACCGCCACCGTGCAGCAGAACGCCGAGAACGCGCGCCAGGCCAACACGCTGGCCTCGGGCGCATCGGAGATCGCCACGCACGGCGGCACCGTGGTGGGCCAGGTGGTGAAGACCATGGGCGGCATCGATGCCTCGGCCCGCAAGATCGTGGACATCATCGGCGTGATCGACGGCATCGCCTTCCAGACCAACATCCTGGCGCTGAACGCGGCCGTGGAAGCCGCCCGCGCGGGCGAGCAGGGCCGGGGCTTCGCCGTGGTGGCGAGCGAGGTGCGCACGCTGGCCCAGCGCAGCGCGACCGCCGCCAAGGAAATCAAGGCGCTGATCGACGATTCGGTCACCCAGGTGGACGCCGGCAGCAAGCTGGTGCAGGACGCCGGGGCCACCATGGACAAGGTGGTGGACAGCGTGCGCCGCGTGACGGCCATCGTGGCCGAGATCAGCAACGCCAGCCAGGAGCAGAGCACCGGCATCGCCGAGATCGGCAGCGCCGTGAGCCAGATGGACCAGTCCACCCAGCAGAACGCCGCGCTGGTCGAAGAAGCCACCGCCGCCGCGCAGTCGCTGCAGCAGCAGGCGGCGCAGCTGGCCGACGCGGTCGCCGGCTTCAAGCTTGACGCCCACGGGACCGCGGCACCCTCGCGTGGCGGCCCGGCAGGCGGCGCGAACCGCGCGCCGACCCTGCGTTAA
- a CDS encoding TspO/MBR family protein — translation MTPTLPSRAPSPPARSGRAPLTPRTWLALAGWLAIAFVAAAVGSIASVKAPQFYAQLTQPAWAPPAWLFGPVWSALYAMMGIAAWLVWREPAGAVRQRALWLFTVQLALNALWSWLFFQWHLGAWALADIGLLWCCVAATLVAFWRLRPLAGALLVPYLAWITFAAALNFAVWRLNPQLLG, via the coding sequence ATGACCCCCACCCTGCCCTCGCGCGCCCCTTCGCCGCCGGCCCGCTCCGGCCGAGCCCCCCTCACGCCACGCACCTGGCTCGCCCTGGCCGGCTGGCTCGCGATCGCCTTCGTGGCCGCCGCGGTCGGCAGCATCGCATCGGTCAAGGCGCCGCAGTTCTACGCACAGCTGACCCAGCCGGCCTGGGCGCCTCCGGCCTGGCTGTTCGGCCCGGTGTGGAGCGCGCTGTACGCCATGATGGGCATCGCGGCCTGGCTGGTGTGGCGCGAGCCCGCAGGGGCCGTGCGCCAGCGCGCGCTGTGGCTGTTCACCGTGCAACTGGCGCTCAATGCGCTGTGGAGCTGGCTGTTCTTTCAGTGGCATCTGGGCGCGTGGGCCCTGGCCGACATCGGCCTGCTGTGGTGCTGCGTGGCCGCCACCCTGGTGGCGTTCTGGCGGCTGCGGCCCCTGGCCGGGGCGCTGCTGGTGCCTTACCTGGCCTGGATCACCTTTGCCGCCGCGCTGAACTTCGCAGTCTGGCGGCTGAATCCGCAGTTGCTGGGCTGA
- a CDS encoding RNA polymerase factor sigma-54 gives MKPGLSLRVSQHLALTPQLQQSIRLLQLSTLELSQEVEQMLDENPFLERTAEEAAREEFGLPQADAPVSEDDRHTEDAIYSGASSEASTAAEASSSEGDSASAAEAPGSADAPDWEGDGTVEMMPDDGEWGGDAPARTRTAGEGDDADATELARSHESLTAYLHRQALGLRLSEVDTAALRFLIESLNDDGYLDESLPSLAVSLAGEEDTEQVEELVHRFTVALGLLQSLDPVGVGARGLAECLTLQLKALREDGEGDPDVVQTALRICQQPLEMLARRDVRRLAQACGGGEERTRAAMALIARLEPRPGRAFAEVERNIIVPDVIVKKTGRSTQQNFSVQLNPDVMPRLRVHDIYAGALRGNRGGEGHQGLQQRLQEARWFIKNIQQRFDTILRVSRAIVDRQKNFFVHGELAMRPLVLRDIADELGLHESTISRVTTAKYMATPQGTYELKYFFGSGLGTETGGNASSTAVRALIKQFVSAESPAKPLSDSQIAEMLKEQGIECARRTVAKYREALKIAPANLRKAL, from the coding sequence ATGAAGCCTGGGCTGTCGCTGCGCGTCTCGCAGCATCTGGCACTCACGCCGCAGTTGCAGCAGTCCATCCGGCTGCTGCAGTTGTCCACCCTGGAACTGTCGCAAGAGGTCGAGCAGATGCTCGACGAAAACCCTTTCCTCGAACGCACCGCCGAAGAGGCCGCGCGCGAAGAATTCGGCCTGCCGCAGGCCGATGCGCCCGTGAGCGAGGACGACCGCCACACCGAGGACGCGATCTATTCAGGCGCATCGAGTGAGGCCAGTACGGCGGCGGAGGCCTCTTCTTCGGAGGGCGATTCCGCCAGCGCCGCCGAGGCGCCTGGCAGCGCGGACGCCCCCGACTGGGAAGGCGACGGCACCGTCGAGATGATGCCGGACGACGGCGAATGGGGCGGCGACGCCCCGGCGCGCACGCGCACGGCCGGCGAGGGCGACGATGCCGACGCCACCGAACTGGCCCGCAGCCACGAGTCGCTCACCGCCTACCTGCACCGGCAGGCGCTGGGCCTGCGCCTGTCCGAGGTCGATACCGCGGCGCTGCGTTTTCTCATCGAATCGCTCAACGACGACGGCTATCTGGACGAGTCGCTGCCGTCGCTGGCCGTGAGCCTGGCGGGCGAGGAAGACACCGAGCAGGTCGAGGAACTGGTGCACCGCTTCACCGTGGCGCTCGGCCTGCTGCAGAGCCTGGACCCGGTCGGCGTGGGCGCACGCGGCCTGGCCGAGTGCCTGACCCTGCAGCTCAAGGCGCTGCGCGAGGACGGCGAGGGCGACCCGGACGTGGTGCAGACCGCGCTGCGCATCTGCCAGCAGCCGCTGGAGATGCTCGCGCGGCGCGACGTGCGGCGCCTGGCGCAGGCCTGTGGCGGCGGCGAGGAGCGCACGCGTGCGGCCATGGCCCTGATCGCCCGCCTGGAGCCCCGGCCCGGGCGCGCCTTCGCCGAGGTGGAGCGCAACATCATCGTGCCCGACGTCATCGTGAAGAAGACCGGGCGCAGCACGCAGCAGAACTTCAGCGTGCAGCTCAACCCCGATGTGATGCCGCGCCTGCGCGTGCACGACATCTACGCCGGTGCGCTGCGCGGCAACCGGGGCGGCGAGGGCCACCAGGGCCTGCAGCAGCGGCTGCAGGAGGCGCGCTGGTTCATCAAGAACATCCAGCAGCGCTTCGACACCATCCTGCGCGTGTCGCGCGCCATCGTGGACCGGCAGAAGAACTTCTTCGTGCACGGCGAGCTGGCCATGCGGCCGCTGGTGCTGCGCGACATCGCCGACGAACTGGGCCTGCACGAGTCCACCATCAGCCGCGTGACCACGGCCAAGTACATGGCCACGCCGCAGGGCACGTACGAACTCAAGTATTTCTTCGGCTCGGGCCTGGGCACCGAGACCGGGGGCAACGCCTCCAGCACGGCGGTGCGGGCGCTCATCAAGCAGTTCGTCTCGGCCGAGAGCCCGGCCAAGCCGCTGTCGGACAGCCAGATCGCCGAGATGCTGAAGGAGCAGGGCATCGAGTGCGCCCGCCGCACCGTGGCCAAGTACCGCGAGGCGCTCAAGATCGCGCCGGCCAACCTGCGCAAGGCGCTGTAG
- the lptB gene encoding LPS export ABC transporter ATP-binding protein, which translates to MAAAHPSEASAAGNISRLEVEHLEKSYGSRKVVKDVSMVVQKGEVVGLLGPNGAGKTTSFYMIVGLVRSDGGDIRIDGHSVADMPIHRRSRLGLSYLPQEASIFRKLTVEENVRAVLELQRDENDKALTRDEIESRLTALLQELRVEHLRASPALALSGGERRRVEIARALATQPRFILLDEPFAGIDPIAVIEIQRIIGFLKARGIGVLITDHNVRETLGICDHAFIISDGRVLARGTPSEIVDNAEVRRVYLGEHFRM; encoded by the coding sequence ATGGCGGCGGCACACCCTTCCGAAGCCTCGGCGGCCGGCAACATCAGCCGGCTGGAGGTCGAACACCTGGAGAAGTCCTACGGCAGCCGCAAGGTGGTCAAGGACGTGTCGATGGTCGTGCAAAAGGGCGAGGTCGTCGGCCTGCTCGGCCCCAACGGCGCGGGCAAGACCACCTCGTTCTACATGATCGTGGGGCTGGTGCGTAGCGACGGCGGCGACATCCGCATCGACGGCCATTCGGTGGCCGACATGCCCATCCACCGCCGCTCGCGGCTGGGGCTTTCGTACCTGCCGCAGGAAGCGTCGATCTTCCGCAAGCTGACCGTCGAGGAAAACGTGCGTGCCGTGCTGGAGCTGCAGCGCGACGAGAACGACAAGGCCCTGACCCGCGACGAGATCGAGTCGCGCCTCACCGCCTTGCTGCAGGAGCTGCGCGTGGAGCACCTGCGGGCCTCGCCAGCCCTGGCGCTGTCGGGCGGCGAACGCCGCCGCGTGGAGATCGCGCGGGCCCTGGCCACGCAGCCGCGCTTCATCCTGCTCGACGAGCCGTTCGCGGGCATCGACCCCATCGCCGTGATCGAGATCCAGCGCATCATCGGCTTCCTCAAGGCGCGCGGCATCGGCGTGCTGATCACCGACCACAACGTGCGCGAGACTCTGGGCATCTGCGACCACGCCTTCATCATCAGCGATGGCCGGGTGCTGGCGCGGGGCACGCCCTCCGAGATCGTGGACAACGCCGAGGTGCGGCGCGTGTACCTCGGCGAGCATTTCAGGATGTGA
- the lptA gene encoding lipopolysaccharide transport periplasmic protein LptA, translated as MRKRLLPILLLAALAFAMGGARAEKADRNKPMNIEADALRHDELKQTSVFTGRVVVTKGTILLRGARLDVRQDPDGFQYGTMTAETGKRAFFRQKRDTAPGMPDEFVEGEGEVIEYDGRADLVRLIRRSELRRYRESTLTDEMAGALIVYNNLTDVFTVDGQKAAPAGSNTAATPGGRVRAVLSPKETPAKPGAPAASPAPTSPAPALRPSGELGGGAK; from the coding sequence ATGAGAAAACGCCTCCTACCGATCCTCCTGCTTGCTGCCCTGGCTTTCGCCATGGGTGGCGCCCGCGCCGAAAAGGCCGACCGCAACAAGCCCATGAACATCGAGGCCGACGCATTGCGCCACGATGAACTCAAGCAAACCAGCGTCTTCACCGGCCGCGTGGTGGTCACCAAGGGCACCATCTTGCTGCGCGGCGCGCGGCTGGACGTGCGGCAGGACCCCGACGGGTTCCAGTACGGCACCATGACGGCCGAAACCGGCAAGCGGGCCTTCTTCCGGCAAAAGCGCGACACGGCGCCCGGCATGCCCGACGAGTTCGTCGAGGGCGAGGGCGAGGTCATCGAGTACGACGGCCGGGCCGATCTGGTCCGCCTCATCCGCCGCTCGGAACTGCGCCGCTACCGCGAATCCACCCTGACCGACGAGATGGCCGGCGCCCTCATTGTCTATAACAACCTGACCGACGTGTTCACCGTCGATGGCCAGAAGGCCGCCCCCGCCGGCAGCAACACCGCGGCCACCCCCGGAGGCCGCGTGCGCGCGGTGCTGTCGCCCAAGGAAACCCCGGCCAAGCCCGGCGCGCCGGCTGCGTCCCCGGCCCCCACCTCGCCGGCGCCCGCCTTGCGGCCCAGCGGTGAACTGGGCGGCGGCGCGAAGTGA
- a CDS encoding thiol:disulfide interchange protein DsbA/DsbL: MKRREFSLSTATAVAASALTLPLATPAMAQARQFKEGKDYVKLGKPVASDVPAGKVEVIEFFWYSCPHCNAFEPTLEAWIKAAPKDLVIRRMPVAFNSSFAPQQKLYFALESMGKVADLHAKVFRAVHVEKQALNKDDLIFEWIGKQGVDVAKFKEAYNSFSVSNQLRKASQLQEGYGVEGVPSMGVAGRYYTDGTMAGNMQGVLQVVEYLASTAAKGG, encoded by the coding sequence ATGAAACGCCGCGAGTTTTCCCTGTCCACCGCCACGGCCGTGGCCGCTTCCGCCCTGACGCTGCCCCTGGCGACGCCCGCCATGGCCCAGGCCCGCCAATTCAAGGAAGGCAAGGACTACGTCAAGCTGGGCAAGCCCGTGGCCAGCGACGTGCCCGCCGGCAAGGTCGAGGTCATCGAGTTCTTCTGGTACAGCTGCCCGCACTGCAACGCCTTCGAGCCCACGCTGGAAGCCTGGATCAAGGCGGCGCCCAAGGACCTGGTCATCCGCCGCATGCCCGTGGCGTTCAATTCCAGCTTCGCGCCGCAGCAAAAGCTGTACTTCGCCCTGGAAAGCATGGGCAAGGTGGCCGATCTGCACGCCAAGGTCTTTCGCGCCGTGCATGTGGAAAAGCAGGCCCTCAATAAGGACGACCTGATCTTCGAATGGATCGGCAAGCAGGGCGTGGACGTGGCGAAGTTCAAGGAGGCGTACAACTCCTTCTCCGTCTCCAACCAGCTGCGCAAGGCCTCCCAGCTGCAAGAAGGCTATGGCGTGGAAGGCGTGCCCTCGATGGGCGTGGCCGGCCGCTACTACACCGATGGCACGATGGCTGGCAACATGCAGGGCGTGCTGCAAGTGGTGGAATACCTCGCATCCACGGCGGCCAAGGGCGGTTGA
- a CDS encoding SPOR domain-containing protein — MTKQQRGGTAIGFILGVVVGLGAALGVAVYVTKVPVPFLNKGGARSADQDAVESQKNKNWDPNSPLYGKNPARPPVPASSTPAVAGVAPAPASSASVPAAVAAASVPRGAASKPAASSDPLGDLAKARAASAPGAAEPFDYFVQAGAFRTQADADAQRAKLAMLGWEARVSEREQAGRTVFRVRVGPFTKRDDAEMLKDKLDGAGVESALVRVQR, encoded by the coding sequence ATGACAAAACAGCAACGTGGGGGCACCGCCATCGGCTTCATCCTCGGGGTGGTCGTGGGCCTGGGGGCGGCGTTGGGCGTGGCCGTGTATGTGACCAAGGTGCCGGTGCCGTTCCTCAACAAGGGGGGCGCGCGCAGCGCCGATCAGGACGCCGTTGAATCCCAGAAAAACAAGAACTGGGACCCGAATTCGCCGCTGTACGGCAAGAACCCGGCGCGGCCCCCCGTGCCCGCCAGTTCGACGCCGGCGGTGGCCGGTGTCGCGCCAGCGCCCGCAAGCAGCGCGTCGGTGCCGGCCGCCGTGGCCGCCGCTTCGGTGCCACGGGGCGCCGCCAGCAAGCCGGCCGCTTCGTCCGATCCGCTGGGCGATCTGGCCAAGGCCCGGGCCGCCAGCGCGCCCGGTGCCGCCGAGCCGTTCGATTACTTCGTGCAGGCCGGTGCCTTCCGCACCCAGGCCGACGCGGACGCACAGCGCGCCAAACTGGCCATGCTGGGCTGGGAAGCCCGTGTGAGCGAGCGCGAGCAGGCCGGCCGCACCGTGTTTCGCGTGCGCGTGGGCCCGTTCACCAAGCGCGACGATGCCGAAATGCTCAAGGACAAGCTCGATGGCGCGGGCGTCGAATCCGCGCTGGTGCGCGTGCAGCGCTGA
- the argS gene encoding arginine--tRNA ligase, translated as MLSVKQELLAALADELEKLSPGAAGRAAFESPKVAAHGDFACTAAMQLAKAARQNPRQLAETLRAALLATPAFGRWVDALEIAGPGFINIRLKPAAKQEVVREVLAAGERFGQQPDNGQNVLVEFVSANPTGPLHVGHGRQAALGDAICNLFATQGWKVHREYYYNDAGVQIHTLTHSTQLRAKGFKPGDDCWPTDPENPASKGFYNGDYIQDIANDFLAKKTVQATDRAFTASGDVDDVESIRNFAVAYLRHEQDKDLQAFNLKFDEYYLESSLYTSGRVEATVNRLVANGKTYEQDGALWLKSTDYGDDKDRVMRKQDGSYTYFVPDVAYHISKWERGYAKVVNIQGTDHHGTIARVRAGLQAADVGIPQGYPDYVLHTMVRVVKGGEEVKISKRAGSYVTLRDLIEWTSKDAVRFFLLSRKPDTEYTFDVDLAVAQNNDNPVYYVQYAHARICSVLRSWAEQGGGDVASLQGVDLSALEGPQAQALMLQLAKYPEMLTAATEGEAPHDVTFYLRDLAASYHSYYDAERILVDDEAVKRARLALVAATAQVLHNGLAVLGVSAPARM; from the coding sequence ATGCTCTCCGTCAAACAGGAATTGCTCGCGGCGCTCGCCGACGAGCTGGAAAAATTGTCGCCCGGCGCCGCCGGGCGCGCTGCTTTCGAATCCCCCAAGGTGGCCGCGCACGGCGATTTCGCCTGCACCGCCGCCATGCAGCTGGCCAAGGCCGCCAGGCAGAACCCCCGCCAGCTGGCCGAAACGCTGCGCGCGGCCCTGCTGGCCACGCCGGCTTTCGGCCGCTGGGTCGATGCGCTGGAGATCGCCGGCCCCGGCTTCATCAACATCCGCCTGAAGCCCGCCGCCAAGCAGGAAGTGGTGCGCGAAGTGCTGGCCGCCGGCGAGCGCTTCGGGCAACAGCCGGACAACGGCCAGAACGTGCTGGTCGAGTTCGTCTCGGCCAACCCCACGGGCCCGCTGCACGTGGGCCACGGCCGCCAGGCTGCATTGGGCGATGCGATCTGCAACCTTTTCGCCACGCAAGGCTGGAAGGTGCACCGCGAGTACTACTACAACGATGCGGGCGTGCAGATCCACACGCTCACGCACAGCACGCAACTGCGCGCCAAGGGCTTCAAGCCCGGCGACGACTGCTGGCCCACCGACCCCGAGAATCCCGCCAGCAAGGGGTTCTACAACGGCGACTACATCCAGGACATCGCCAACGACTTCCTCGCGAAAAAGACGGTGCAGGCGACCGACCGCGCCTTCACGGCCAGCGGCGACGTGGACGATGTGGAATCCATCCGCAACTTCGCGGTGGCCTACCTGCGCCACGAGCAGGACAAGGACCTGCAGGCCTTCAACCTGAAATTCGACGAGTACTACCTCGAGTCGAGCCTGTACACCAGCGGCCGCGTCGAGGCCACGGTGAACCGGCTGGTCGCCAACGGCAAGACCTACGAGCAGGACGGCGCGCTGTGGCTCAAAAGCACCGACTACGGCGACGACAAGGACCGCGTGATGCGCAAGCAGGACGGCTCGTACACGTACTTCGTGCCCGACGTGGCCTACCACATCTCCAAATGGGAGCGCGGCTACGCCAAGGTCGTCAACATCCAGGGCACGGACCACCACGGCACCATCGCCCGCGTGCGCGCCGGGCTGCAGGCCGCCGACGTGGGCATTCCGCAGGGCTACCCCGACTACGTGCTGCACACCATGGTGCGCGTGGTCAAGGGTGGCGAAGAGGTCAAGATCAGCAAGCGCGCCGGCAGCTATGTGACCCTGCGCGACCTGATCGAGTGGACCAGCAAGGATGCCGTGCGCTTTTTCCTGCTGAGCCGCAAGCCCGATACCGAATACACCTTCGACGTCGATCTGGCCGTGGCGCAGAACAACGACAACCCGGTGTATTACGTGCAGTACGCGCATGCGCGCATCTGCTCCGTGCTGCGCAGCTGGGCCGAGCAGGGCGGCGGCGATGTGGCGTCCCTCCAGGGCGTGGACCTGTCCGCGCTCGAAGGCCCGCAGGCCCAGGCGCTGATGCTGCAATTGGCCAAGTACCCCGAGATGCTCACCGCCGCGACCGAAGGCGAGGCGCCGCACGACGTCACCTTCTACCTGCGCGACCTGGCCGCCAGCTACCACAGCTACTACGACGCCGAGCGGATCCTTGTGGACGACGAAGCCGTCAAGCGCGCGCGCCTGGCGCTCGTCGCCGCTACCGCACAGGTATTGCACAATGGCCTGGCCGTGCTGGGCGTATCGGCGCCAGCCAGAATGTGA
- a CDS encoding PsiF family protein, translated as MKNLLSVVAAAGLALSLVSAHAADAPAAAASAPAKAPTAQQSKMATCNADAKTKALKGDERKAFMKDCLSADKQAAQQGKMTTCNADAKTKALKGDERKAFMKQCLSNKPAA; from the coding sequence ATGAAGAATCTGCTCTCCGTGGTGGCCGCCGCCGGCCTCGCCCTCTCCCTCGTGTCGGCCCATGCCGCCGATGCCCCCGCAGCCGCCGCCTCCGCGCCGGCCAAGGCCCCCACCGCTCAACAGAGCAAGATGGCCACCTGCAACGCCGATGCCAAGACCAAGGCCCTGAAAGGCGACGAGCGCAAGGCTTTCATGAAGGACTGCCTCAGCGCCGACAAGCAGGCCGCCCAGCAGGGCAAGATGACCACCTGCAACGCCGACGCCAAGACCAAGGCGCTCAAGGGCGACGAACGCAAGGCCTTCATGAAGCAGTGCCTGAGCAACAAGCCCGCCGCCTGA